From the genome of Scytonema hofmannii PCC 7110, one region includes:
- a CDS encoding Tudor-knot domain-containing protein, with product MDKSIIQLVDELPSDNITVKVLKALDYVAPGQWNNLVGFDNSIRAITGETNPQVIQQIRDRAVILYHEPQRGYQAAIKLYQTIDGADTAMATAALANKVGEKIGFLSFLSKITPKADVTQTIDLVLKVAVEIIAFSKLNGIPQPNPQEFVNTLTNNYKDASLMRMVALVCLDGVLPLGPDFLSKIQEVMSGTNTGAIAQNPLFSAINNFLPGSNPSDKVGFITQGFNSVQGWMNNLVSKTGVTPQSIFSHLGNFIQMADDNLDFVAAFLDQTTNYYEHTGIQTVARSLILQAHTLVKQEVQEQQSKPRAMKTDSDRYAEGTKVEAWDSDEEEWYEATVEQVKGNRYFIQYTGYDSSHNEWVEEDDIRIRDRNSSDDGEYRVGQKVKVWDEEEEEWYSATIGKIKGQQYFVHYIGYDSSYDEWVDEEEVC from the coding sequence ATGGATAAATCCATTATTCAATTGGTTGACGAGTTACCATCTGACAATATTACTGTCAAAGTTTTAAAAGCACTGGATTATGTAGCACCAGGGCAGTGGAATAATTTGGTAGGATTTGACAATAGTATCCGTGCAATTACTGGAGAAACCAATCCCCAAGTCATTCAGCAAATTCGCGATCGCGCTGTTATCTTATACCACGAGCCTCAACGAGGTTACCAAGCTGCTATCAAACTTTATCAAACAATTGATGGCGCAGATACAGCTATGGCAACTGCGGCTTTAGCCAACAAAGTTGGTGAAAAAATCGGTTTTCTTTCCTTCTTAAGCAAAATTACACCAAAAGCGGACGTCACTCAAACAATTGATTTAGTCCTGAAAGTAGCTGTCGAAATTATTGCATTCTCCAAACTCAATGGTATTCCCCAACCTAATCCACAAGAGTTTGTCAATACCCTGACAAATAACTATAAAGATGCATCTTTGATGCGGATGGTTGCTTTAGTTTGTCTGGATGGAGTTTTACCCTTAGGTCCTGACTTTCTCAGCAAAATACAGGAAGTTATGAGTGGTACGAATACTGGCGCGATCGCTCAAAATCCTCTCTTCTCAGCCATCAACAACTTTCTCCCTGGTAGCAATCCTTCTGATAAAGTTGGTTTTATCACTCAGGGTTTCAACTCCGTACAAGGCTGGATGAATAACTTAGTCTCAAAAACTGGTGTAACACCCCAATCAATTTTTAGTCATCTAGGCAATTTTATTCAGATGGCTGATGATAATTTAGACTTTGTGGCAGCATTCTTAGATCAAACCACCAATTACTATGAGCATACAGGAATTCAAACTGTGGCTCGCAGTCTGATTTTACAAGCTCATACTTTAGTAAAACAAGAAGTTCAAGAACAGCAGTCAAAGCCCCGTGCTATGAAAACTGATAGCGATCGGTATGCAGAAGGGACAAAAGTAGAGGCTTGGGATAGTGACGAGGAGGAGTGGTACGAGGCAACTGTTGAACAAGTGAAAGGTAACCGCTACTTTATTCAGTATACTGGTTACGATTCCTCTCATAACGAGTGGGTTGAAGAAGACGATATTCGGATACGCGATCGCAACTCATCTGATGATGGTGAATATAGAGTGGGTCAAAAGGTAAAAGTTTGGGATGAGGAAGAAGAGGAGTGGTATTCTGCAACGATTGGTAAAATCAAAGGTCAGCAATATTTTGTGCATTACATCGGTTACGACTCATCCTATGATGAATGGGTTGATGAGGAAGAAGTTTGTTAA
- a CDS encoding DUF4058 family protein: MPSPLPGMNPYLENPELWSEFHSRMIVAIADALDARLSRDYRVAVEKRVYLSEAEESVLVGIPDVSVTASVPKTSQAIASATVVQPVNIEIPIAEEVQERFLEIREGNTGNVITTIELLSPKNKRTGEGRSTYLQKRQKILTSATHLIEIDLLRGGEPLPTIGAVPSDYRILISRSSQRPKAQLYAFNLRQPIPAFPIPLRTAEPEPLLELQPLLHRVYDRARLELAINYNTPCIPKLSIEHEISC, translated from the coding sequence ATGCCATCTCCTTTACCTGGTATGAATCCTTATCTGGAAAATCCAGAATTGTGGTCAGAATTTCATAGCCGGATGATTGTGGCGATTGCTGATGCACTTGACGCTCGCCTCAGTCGAGATTACCGTGTTGCTGTAGAAAAGCGAGTATATTTGAGCGAAGCTGAGGAAAGCGTGTTAGTTGGTATTCCCGATGTCTCTGTGACTGCTTCTGTGCCAAAAACCTCTCAAGCGATAGCTTCTGCTACTGTGGTTCAACCTGTCAACATTGAGATTCCAATTGCAGAGGAAGTTCAAGAGCGTTTCCTAGAAATTCGCGAAGGTAATACAGGAAACGTCATCACGACTATCGAACTGCTATCGCCTAAAAATAAACGCACTGGTGAAGGACGTAGTACTTATCTCCAAAAGCGACAAAAAATTCTCACGAGTGCGACTCACTTAATTGAAATAGATTTATTGCGGGGAGGTGAACCACTTCCCACGATTGGTGCAGTTCCATCAGATTATCGCATTTTAATAAGTCGAAGCTCTCAACGTCCAAAGGCTCAACTTTACGCCTTTAACTTAAGACAACCAATACCAGCTTTTCCCATTCCTCTACGTACTGCAGAACCAGAACCACTGTTGGAATTGCAACCCTTGCTACATCGGGTGTACGATCGCGCTCGGCTAGAACTTGCGATCAACTATAATACACCTTGCATTCCCAAGTTATCTATAGAACATGAAATTTCTTGTTGA
- a CDS encoding DUF5615 family PIN-like protein, protein MKFLVDAQLPIRLARFLQASGYDTIHTRDLPKREHPNLEKTPGDVRNRGYTS, encoded by the coding sequence ATGAAATTTCTTGTTGATGCTCAGTTACCGATTCGCCTTGCGCGTTTCCTACAAGCTTCAGGCTACGATACAATTCATACCAGAGATTTACCTAAACGGGAGCATCCCAATTTGGAAAAAACACCTGGCGATGTTCGTAATCGCGGCTATACAAGCTAA
- a CDS encoding pseudouridine synthase: MVVLHPLSDFLESDTASAVKPSAYRTTANSIPTYYYEGRCPQSGEILRLPRTPLVEAIAHGLMRYLATEEGYSREGKMYGVLLVELPSGEQRILKAFSGLLNGSNIVEGWVPSIPGREQVALDEALTLAELENIKQKLISLKQLPERQQYENLSREFELHLQEMSDRHQNRKAQRHEKRQIFCETLTGESLTVTLEQLDEESRQDGIEKRRFKRQRDEALRSLKQSIETADGQIRKLKQLRKELSRQLQAQMHAAYSVMNFLGQSSSLQQLIPGSSMPTGTGDCCAPKLLHYAATHGLKPLAMAEFWWGISSNDGDKVQGEFYGACAERCQPLMGFLLSGLPQGNVETRGASLHYQQEERLPILYEDKWLIAVNKPAGLLSVPGRYRDRQDSVLSRLRHLLPDGEELMTVHRLDQDTSGILLLARDRQTYWQLSQQFQQRQVHKVYEALLAGSSTTDRGIIELPLWGNPENRPYQQVDWQNGKPSVTHFQVVAQERNYTRVEFIPLTGRTHQLRVHAADIRGLGIPILGDRLYGCHVEANRLHLHARELRFQHPQQGKALYLEAKTPF; this comes from the coding sequence ATGGTAGTTCTTCACCCACTTTCAGATTTTCTGGAAAGCGATACGGCTTCAGCCGTTAAGCCTTCAGCTTATCGCACGACAGCAAACTCCATTCCTACCTATTACTATGAAGGGCGTTGTCCTCAAAGTGGCGAAATACTGAGACTTCCGCGCACTCCTCTAGTAGAAGCGATCGCACATGGTTTAATGAGATATCTTGCTACTGAAGAGGGTTATTCCCGTGAGGGTAAGATGTATGGAGTCTTGCTAGTAGAACTACCTTCGGGCGAACAACGAATACTCAAAGCTTTCTCCGGGCTGCTGAATGGTAGCAATATAGTGGAGGGGTGGGTTCCATCCATTCCTGGGCGCGAACAAGTTGCTTTAGACGAAGCCCTTACACTCGCTGAATTAGAAAATATTAAGCAAAAACTTATTTCCCTCAAGCAACTTCCAGAACGACAGCAATATGAAAATTTGTCGCGTGAGTTTGAGTTACACCTGCAAGAAATGAGCGATCGCCACCAAAATAGGAAGGCGCAACGACACGAAAAACGCCAGATCTTTTGTGAAACGCTAACAGGAGAATCACTGACTGTAACCCTTGAACAACTTGATGAAGAAAGCCGTCAGGATGGAATCGAGAAACGTAGATTCAAACGTCAACGGGATGAAGCATTGCGATCGCTCAAGCAATCGATTGAAACTGCAGATGGGCAAATTCGCAAATTAAAACAGTTGCGGAAAGAATTATCTCGTCAACTTCAAGCTCAGATGCATGCTGCTTACTCTGTCATGAATTTTTTAGGGCAATCTTCATCATTGCAACAGTTGATTCCAGGAAGTTCTATGCCAACTGGAACAGGAGATTGTTGTGCTCCAAAACTGCTTCACTATGCAGCAACACATGGTTTAAAACCGTTGGCAATGGCAGAGTTTTGGTGGGGAATATCTTCTAACGATGGAGATAAAGTCCAAGGAGAATTTTACGGGGCTTGTGCGGAACGGTGTCAGCCATTGATGGGGTTTTTGCTTTCAGGATTACCGCAGGGAAATGTAGAGACAAGAGGCGCATCTTTACATTATCAACAAGAGGAAAGACTACCCATTCTTTATGAAGACAAATGGTTGATTGCTGTGAACAAACCTGCGGGTTTATTATCAGTTCCAGGACGTTATCGCGATCGCCAGGACAGTGTTCTCAGTCGTTTGCGTCATTTGTTACCAGATGGTGAAGAACTTATGACTGTACATCGCTTAGACCAAGACACTTCTGGTATTCTTTTGTTAGCTCGCGATCGGCAAACTTATTGGCAACTCAGTCAGCAATTTCAGCAACGACAAGTTCACAAAGTTTATGAAGCCTTGCTTGCTGGTTCCTCTACCACTGATAGGGGGATCATAGAACTGCCTTTATGGGGAAATCCTGAAAATCGCCCGTATCAGCAAGTTGATTGGCAGAATGGAAAACCCAGCGTGACTCACTTTCAGGTAGTGGCACAAGAGAGAAACTACACTCGCGTAGAATTTATACCCCTAACAGGGCGAACTCATCAATTGAGAGTTCATGCTGCTGATATAAGAGGACTTGGGATACCTATATTGGGCGATCGTCTTTATGGATGTCATGTTGAGGCAAATCGGTTACATTTGCATGCTAGAGAACTTCGCTTCCAGCATCCGCAGCAAGGAAAAGCTTTGTACTTGGAGGCAAAGACACCATTTTGA
- a CDS encoding FAD-dependent oxidoreductase, with protein sequence MSQVSIPSTVRTYDIICFGDEVPGILALVCAVREYYRQKNQYPRTLLLSKGNSKVGIGGHLVRGRLSYLNRCIVPPAIRQSLDLEMFGDPPAIYQEFLQRAGVEHIALDPDKAGAVLREMLYEARVDIESNIEIESAIASGKKIQGIKLTKDETCLGKQFIDCTVNAELALSFGVKKLKGFQTFGLPDSELAVTLVFETYGLSLEKLQNLELDYLQLLTNPVDPEARKWIDIAAGGSAAIAKQLREDLLDEDGNLKTMIVGKDYIDIRSRAISIAYHAVRGTPIDLESGGAVFDKGKITILSKGRLSWNALLYKVNADQAEGLARAKAKPTLEMLNEMLFVRKWFESIGASEVKHAPELYIRHAGNILGAVKPLCGYEMLAGGVPEREALGTFGYHFNTRSGIEGLDLKATEKGFDRSVLENPPLFNIGIQHAFIKDVPNLAVVSPASGFIGYACLPGRIVEFNCGVAQGVGIAAGIAIAQQRNLAEISNLEVRNLLAQTGRLSQIYGISNTEKVEELEDFELEMAV encoded by the coding sequence ATGTCTCAGGTCAGTATTCCTTCCACAGTCCGCACTTATGACATTATCTGCTTCGGAGACGAAGTTCCTGGCATTCTTGCCTTAGTTTGTGCGGTAAGGGAATATTACCGTCAAAAAAACCAGTACCCCCGAACTCTACTCCTGTCTAAAGGAAATTCCAAGGTTGGGATCGGAGGTCATTTAGTCCGGGGTCGATTGTCTTACCTCAATCGTTGTATAGTACCTCCAGCGATTCGCCAATCGCTAGATTTAGAAATGTTTGGCGATCCGCCTGCAATTTATCAGGAGTTTTTGCAACGGGCGGGTGTGGAACATATAGCTCTCGATCCAGATAAAGCGGGTGCTGTTTTGCGAGAGATGTTGTATGAAGCGCGTGTGGATATAGAGAGCAATATAGAGATTGAGTCTGCGATCGCGTCCGGAAAAAAAATCCAGGGAATCAAACTGACTAAAGACGAGACTTGTTTGGGGAAACAGTTTATTGATTGCACTGTGAATGCGGAATTAGCGCTCTCATTTGGTGTAAAAAAACTGAAGGGATTTCAAACTTTTGGTTTACCAGATTCGGAATTAGCCGTGACCTTAGTGTTTGAAACTTACGGGTTGAGTCTTGAAAAACTCCAGAACTTAGAGTTAGATTATCTGCAATTGTTAACAAATCCAGTCGATCCAGAAGCCAGAAAGTGGATAGATATTGCAGCAGGTGGGAGTGCTGCGATCGCAAAACAGTTAAGAGAAGACTTGCTAGATGAAGATGGCAATCTCAAAACAATGATAGTTGGCAAAGATTATATAGATATACGCAGTAGGGCGATATCTATTGCCTATCATGCTGTTAGAGGCACACCTATCGACTTAGAATCTGGCGGTGCTGTTTTTGACAAAGGCAAGATAACAATTTTGTCTAAAGGTCGATTGTCTTGGAATGCGCTGTTATATAAAGTCAATGCTGACCAAGCAGAAGGACTCGCACGGGCTAAAGCCAAACCAACGCTAGAAATGCTCAATGAGATGCTGTTTGTGAGGAAGTGGTTTGAAAGCATTGGTGCTTCTGAAGTCAAGCACGCACCCGAACTGTATATTCGCCATGCAGGTAATATTTTAGGAGCAGTTAAGCCTCTGTGTGGATATGAAATGCTAGCAGGTGGAGTACCAGAAAGAGAAGCTTTAGGAACCTTTGGCTACCATTTCAACACTCGCAGTGGAATTGAAGGTTTAGATCTCAAAGCAACTGAAAAAGGTTTTGACCGCAGTGTGTTAGAGAACCCGCCATTATTTAATATTGGCATTCAGCACGCTTTCATTAAAGATGTACCCAACTTGGCAGTTGTCAGTCCAGCATCCGGATTTATTGGTTATGCTTGTCTTCCTGGGAGAATTGTAGAATTCAACTGTGGTGTCGCTCAGGGAGTGGGAATTGCTGCAGGAATTGCGATCGCGCAACAGCGAAACCTTGCAGAAATTTCTAACTTAGAAGTGCGAAATTTGTTAGCACAAACAGGGCGATTATCTCAGATTTACGGTATAAGCAACACTGAGAAAGTAGAAGAACTCGAAGACTTTGAGCTTGAAATGGCTGTATAA
- a CDS encoding DUF1993 domain-containing protein — MTISMYQASIPVCIRTLNNLVGILEKGAIYEETKKIDRHVLANSRLFPDMFPLSRQVQIASDIARRGAAQLAGIEAPKFEDNETTLSELIERVQKTITYLNTFKPEQIDGTEEKTITLQMRDNTLSFQGMPFLLYFVLPNVYFHVTTAYDILRHCGVELGKKDFLGNP; from the coding sequence ATGACTATCTCAATGTATCAAGCCTCAATACCAGTATGTATTCGCACGCTGAATAACCTTGTGGGGATTCTGGAAAAAGGTGCTATTTATGAAGAAACAAAAAAAATAGATCGGCATGTGTTGGCCAATAGTCGCCTCTTCCCGGATATGTTTCCACTGTCAAGACAAGTGCAAATTGCTTCTGACATAGCACGTAGAGGTGCTGCACAATTAGCAGGCATAGAAGCACCCAAGTTTGAGGACAATGAAACGACATTAAGCGAACTTATTGAACGCGTTCAGAAAACTATCACTTACTTAAATACATTTAAACCCGAGCAAATTGATGGTACGGAGGAAAAAACAATTACTTTACAGATGCGTGACAACACTCTATCTTTTCAGGGAATGCCATTTCTCCTCTATTTTGTTTTACCAAACGTTTATTTTCATGTCACAACAGCATATGACATTCTTAGGCACTGCGGTGTAGAACTTGGCAAAAAAGATTTCCTCGGCAACCCTTAA
- a CDS encoding CobW family GTP-binding protein: MTQLTVQSKNTVSDIPKRGMPVTIITGFLGSGKTTLLNQILKNKQNLKVAVLVNEFGDINIDSQLLVSVDQDMVELSNGCICCTINDGLVDAVYRILEREESIDYLVIETTGIADPLPIVLTFLGTELRDLTNLDSILTVVDSETFNSEHFQSEAALKQVTYGDIVLLNKTDLVTPEKLQELETYIHNVKASAKILHSTYGQVPLPLILGVGLNSKDVCGFDDDTHEHHHHNHTHENHHHDHHDHHSHHLENDGFMSISFQSDRPFDVHKFEEFLTEEMPEGVFRAKGFLWFDDSELRHIFQLSGPRYHLYADEWTTAPKNQLVVIGRNLNKQEMTSLLNKCLVTVSG; the protein is encoded by the coding sequence ATGACTCAACTAACCGTGCAATCAAAGAACACTGTTTCCGATATTCCCAAAAGAGGAATGCCTGTGACCATCATTACAGGATTTTTAGGGAGTGGCAAAACCACACTCTTGAATCAAATCCTGAAAAATAAACAAAACTTAAAAGTCGCCGTACTTGTGAATGAGTTTGGCGATATCAATATTGACAGTCAGTTGCTAGTTTCTGTAGACCAAGACATGGTAGAGCTAAGCAATGGCTGTATTTGTTGTACCATTAATGATGGATTGGTAGATGCAGTTTACCGAATTTTAGAAAGAGAAGAATCCATAGATTATTTAGTGATAGAGACGACAGGGATAGCAGATCCCCTGCCGATCGTACTCACATTTCTAGGAACAGAACTCAGGGATTTAACAAACCTTGATTCTATCTTGACCGTTGTCGATTCTGAAACTTTCAACTCCGAACACTTCCAAAGTGAAGCAGCGTTAAAACAGGTAACTTATGGAGATATCGTTCTTCTAAATAAGACTGACCTTGTCACACCAGAAAAGCTGCAAGAACTAGAAACCTACATCCATAATGTCAAAGCGAGTGCGAAAATTCTGCACTCTACATATGGTCAAGTACCTTTACCATTAATTTTAGGTGTAGGCTTAAATTCAAAAGATGTTTGTGGTTTTGATGACGACACTCACGAACATCACCATCATAACCATACCCACGAGAATCATCATCATGACCATCATGACCATCACTCACATCATTTAGAAAACGATGGATTTATGTCAATTTCCTTTCAAAGCGATCGCCCTTTTGATGTTCACAAGTTTGAGGAATTTCTTACAGAAGAGATGCCAGAAGGCGTCTTTCGAGCAAAAGGCTTTCTTTGGTTCGATGATAGTGAATTACGCCATATCTTTCAACTAAGCGGTCCGCGTTACCATTTATATGCTGATGAATGGACAACCGCACCTAAAAATCAGTTAGTTGTGATTGGCAGAAATTTAAACAAACAAGAAATGACTTCACTGCTGAATAAATGTTTGGTAACTGTTAGTGGTTAG
- a CDS encoding pentapeptide repeat-containing protein, translating to MDVNQLLSRYAAGERDFNGTNLHQENLNDIDLHGANFGGADLSGANLTGADLRGCDLSRANLTDADLSGANLMGANLSEVNLIGADLINVNLEKANLCRGDLRSANLVRANLCGSNLSEAELSGADLSGANLSQANLIGSNLNEAELSGADLSGVTMNEHEVSGSKTYTGLSHKWITWAGGC from the coding sequence ATGGACGTTAATCAGCTCCTGAGTCGATATGCAGCAGGAGAGCGGGATTTTAATGGTACGAATTTGCATCAAGAAAATCTCAACGATATTGATTTACATGGTGCAAACTTTGGTGGAGCAGATTTGAGTGGCGCAAATCTCACGGGTGCAGATCTCAGGGGATGCGATTTAAGCCGTGCAAATTTAACAGATGCCGATCTAAGCGGCGCAAACCTTATGGGTGCTAACTTGAGTGAAGTAAACTTAATTGGGGCCGACTTAATTAATGTTAACTTGGAAAAAGCCAATCTCTGTCGAGGCGATTTACGAAGTGCCAATTTAGTCAGAGCAAATTTGTGTGGCTCTAATCTTAGCGAAGCTGAATTGAGTGGTGCAGATTTAAGTGGGGCTAACCTGAGTCAGGCAAATTTAATTGGTAGCAACTTAAATGAAGCTGAATTGAGTGGCGCGGACTTAAGTGGAGTCACCATGAACGAGCATGAAGTGAGCGGAAGTAAGACATACACTGGCTTATCTCACAAATGGATCACTTGGGCTGGAGGATGTTAA
- the cas2 gene encoding CRISPR-associated endonuclease Cas2: MLLLVLYDITNDKKCTKLFTFLEVYGRRVQLSMFKCFLSLEEMRQLYEKVKKLVKPVEDNVRFYWIPQEAVERVLTIGGESPQPPPKYYVI, translated from the coding sequence ATGTTATTGCTTGTATTGTACGATATTACTAATGATAAAAAATGCACAAAGTTGTTCACTTTCCTAGAAGTATATGGGCGAAGAGTGCAACTTTCCATGTTTAAATGTTTTTTAAGTTTAGAGGAGATGCGGCAACTTTATGAAAAGGTGAAAAAATTAGTTAAACCTGTGGAGGATAATGTGCGGTTTTATTGGATACCCCAAGAAGCTGTTGAGAGGGTGTTAACTATTGGAGGTGAATCACCTCAACCACCGCCAAAGTATTATGTTATCTAG
- a CDS encoding SGNH/GDSL hydrolase family protein, which translates to MKAVLVVSLVVVVGLFVVLEVGLRWLFGFGNPLTYITDEKIGYLLAPNQHTKRFGNRIEINEYSMRGASVEKTLSSSTLRILLLGDSIINGGWWTDQNKTISSLMSYSLSSAIASPFSQVEVLNASANSWGPRNELAYLQRFGNFNARFVVLVINTDDLFATAPTSLPVGRDRNYPDRKPPFALVEVFNRYVLKPQPIPELEVVQKEDGDRVGINLEAIGKIREFARQANSGFLLVMTPLLREIGEPGPRDYEIKSRDRLNEFCREQKITYIDFLPVFNSTQSPESLYHDHIHLNLQGNQLVSQAIETTLVEMLNYEDLI; encoded by the coding sequence GTGAAAGCTGTTCTAGTTGTCAGTTTGGTAGTTGTTGTCGGATTATTTGTTGTTCTGGAGGTGGGATTGCGCTGGTTGTTTGGTTTTGGTAATCCCCTCACCTACATTACAGATGAGAAAATTGGCTATTTATTAGCCCCCAATCAGCACACCAAGCGCTTTGGCAATCGTATAGAAATTAATGAGTACTCAATGCGAGGCGCATCCGTAGAAAAGACTCTTTCATCTTCTACCTTACGAATACTGTTATTGGGTGATTCTATTATTAACGGAGGGTGGTGGACTGACCAAAATAAGACGATTTCTAGCTTAATGAGTTATTCTCTATCATCAGCTATTGCCAGTCCTTTCTCACAAGTGGAAGTCCTTAATGCTTCTGCTAATTCTTGGGGTCCACGAAATGAATTGGCTTACCTGCAAAGGTTTGGGAATTTTAATGCTCGATTTGTGGTATTGGTAATTAATACCGATGACTTGTTTGCAACGGCTCCTACTTCTTTACCAGTAGGACGCGATCGCAACTATCCAGATCGAAAACCACCTTTTGCTTTGGTGGAAGTCTTTAACCGTTATGTCTTAAAACCACAGCCAATTCCGGAGTTGGAGGTTGTGCAGAAAGAAGACGGCGATCGCGTGGGTATTAACTTGGAGGCTATTGGGAAAATTCGTGAATTTGCACGTCAAGCGAACAGTGGATTTCTACTCGTGATGACTCCTTTGCTTCGCGAAATTGGCGAACCGGGACCGAGGGATTACGAAATTAAGTCTCGCGATCGTCTTAATGAGTTTTGTCGAGAACAGAAAATCACTTACATAGATTTTTTGCCTGTGTTTAATTCAACTCAATCTCCTGAATCTTTATATCACGACCACATTCACCTAAATTTACAGGGAAATCAGCTCGTGAGTCAAGCGATTGAAACAACACTTGTTGAGATGTTGAATTATGAAGATTTAATATAA